The genomic region ACCATCACTTCCAGTTGCAGGTGCTGGCTGTAAAACGCTTTGGCGCGCTCAAGGTCATCCACGTACAGCGCGGTCTCAATAATTCGTTTGATTTGAGGCATGTTTTGCTCCTTTTTAAAGGGTTGCTCCCTGAAATGGAATTCATCGCATGGTCACCGTCTTACTGCGCAACATCGATTTGAATCTGTTGGTGGTGCTCCATGCACTGCTGACCGAAAAACACGTCACCCGCACGGGGGAGCGGCTGAATTTGAGCCAGCCGGCCATCAGTCATTCCCTGAGTAAGTTGCGAGTGCTGCTGGACGATCCGATCCTGATCCGCAAGGGCAATGAGGTGATGCTTAGCGCCATGGCGCAAAACATCCAGGACCCGCTGCGCGAGATTCTCAGCCAGATTGAAACGCTGTTCGGCAAGTCCATCGACTTCGACGCGGCCCGCTCTCAACGCACCTTCCAGTTGGCGATGTCGGATTATGGCGCGGCGATTATCTTGCCCAAATTGCTGGTGCGACTGCGTCGAGAGGCGCCGAACACCACCCTGGTGGTGACCCAGGGCAGCCGGCACGGGATGTTCGAGCAAGTGGCGCAGGGCAAGATCGACCTGGCCCTGGGGGTGTTCCCCAGCCTGACGCCCGATGTGTCGATGGAAGTGTTGTTCGAGGAAAGTTTTTCCTGCCTGCTCGACCGGCGGACCTTGTCCAAGGAAGGCATGCTGGACCTGGAGAGCTACCTGGAGCGCCCGCATATCCAGGTGTCCATGGACGGTGGCGCCAATGGCGAAGTCGACAGCGTGTTGCGCGCCGAGGGCTTGCGCCGTCGTATCGCCGTGAGCGTGCCGCACTGGCGCACCGCGCCAAGCCTGTTGCACAACACTGACCTGATCCTCACCGTCGCGACGCGAACCCTGGAGGACACCCTGCTTAACCCGGACCTGGTGCAATTGCCGCCACCGTTCAGCATTCCGCGCTTTCCGTTTGTGCAGATCTGGCACCAGCGTTTCTGTGACGATCCGGCACATGCGTGGTTGCGCGATCAAGTCAAGCAAGTGGTGGCTCATACCGTACTGGTCGATTGATCGGGGCGCAGGCGTAAACGCAGGTCTTGCCCCAGTTGGGTGACGTCGTACAGGGCAAAGTCCAGTGAGTGCGTCAGGTGTTCCAGCTCCGGCAAATGCACCAATGGCCGTGCCAGGTCGCCGAGCAGACGCGGTGCCACGTACAGCAGCAACTCGTCGACCAGGCCTGCGCGCAACAGGTTGCCGGCCAGTGTCGGGCCGGCTTCCACCATGAGGTCATGCAGGCCGCGCTCGCTCAGGTGAGCCATCAGGGCATGCAGATCCAGACCCTGCTGATTGCCCGGCAGGCCGAGCAGGCGTTCGCCGTTGGCGTCTTGCGGTACATGGCGCTCGTGCATTACATGCAGGCTTGGCGCCCGGTCGTCGAACACCCGTGCGGTCTGCGGCACGCGCGCCTGACTGTCGAGGATGACCCGTACTGGCGCGATGGCCTCGGCGGACGCCATTTCACGCACGGTCAGCGAGGGGTTATCCGCCAGCACGGTGCCGCTACCGGTCAGGATCGCCGCACTGCGCGCGCGCCAGTACTGCACATCGGCGCGCGCCCGGGTGCCGGTGATCCACTGCGAACTGCCATTGTTCAACGCGGTGCGGCCGTCCAGGCTCATGCCCATCTTCAACTGCACCCAGGGCCGCTTGCGCTTGACCGTGGACAAGAAACCCCGATTCAGTTCCCACGCCGCGACGTTGAGCAAGCCGACCTTGACCTCGATCCCGGCGGCGCGAAGTTCGGCGATGCCGCGCCCGTCGACCTGCTTGAACGGGTCTTCATGGGCCACGATCACGCACGCCACGCCGGCCTCGATCAGCGCTTGATGGCAGGCCCCCGTGCGGCCGACATGGCTGCACGGTTCGAGCGTCACATAAGCGGTGGCGCCCTTGGCCAGGGAACCGGCCTGGCGCAGGGCAAACACTTCGGCGTGCGGGCCACCCGCACGCCGATGCCAGCCTTCACCCACGATATGCGTACCGTGGGCGATGACACACCCGACCCGAGGATTGGGCCAGGTGGAGTGACTGCCGCGCTCGGCCAACGACAATGCATGCTGCATATGTTGAAAGTCGATTTCGCTGAAGTGGGTCATGGGCGCGTTTGCCGTGCCGAAGCCTGGGCGGTGATCGGGTAGATGCGGCCATCATAGGCACTGGCGAGGAAGCCGCTGCCTTCGGCGTCGTGGGTCAGGCAGGAGATACCGCTGGCGGTAATCTTCTCCACCTTTGCCCAACTGCGCTTGGCCAGGTCGAACACGGCCACGGTACCGCCGTAGCTGCCCGTGGCGATCATCTTGCGGTCCTTGGAGATGGCAATGCACTTGATCGAGTGGCTGTGGGGTGTGTCATAGACTTCGCTGTTGCCAGCCTGCCACAGGCGCAGCTTGAGGTCCCGACCGATGCTGGCAAAGCCGCCCTGGATCTGTGTGCAACCGTTGGAAATGCGGTCGTGGGCTTTATCGAGGTAGGTCTCAAGCTCGAAGTCGGCAATGCGGAAAAACGCCGCCGCCGCCGTCGCGCACACGCTGAACAAATACTGTTCATCCGCCGCGATGCCTTTGATCGCATTTTCATGCATGCGCACTTCGCGCAGGAACTGCGGCTGCTGATCTTTCAGGTTGAAGATCAAGGCTTCGCCGGTGTAAGTACCAATCGCGGCGTGCAGCTCACCGTCCTTTTCAAAGGTCGTGCCGCAGTTGAGCGGTGAGCGGTGCTGGTAGATCACGTCGCCGGTCTTGGCGTCGAACACCGTGCCCATTTGCCCGCCGGTCAACACGCTGTCGCCGAATGGTAGCAGGAAATTGCACAGGCTGCCGGCCTTGGTGCTGGGCTGGCCATTGATCTGCAGGATGCCGGCGTCGCCGATGCTGTAAATGTCGTCGCCGACCACCGTCACCGCGTTTAGGCTGATGGCCGGCTCGATGCCGCTGACGTCCCATTGCTGGGTAGTGAAATCCCAGGTGGCGTAGGTGGAACCAAAGGTCACGAAGGCGATGCGCTGGTCACCGAGCAATGCGCAACTGCGCGGCCAGATGATGCTTGGCAGTGAGGTCTGTGCGGTTTTTTCCAGGCGGTTGTCGGCAGTCAGTTTCCATAGCATTACGCAGCGGTCGTAGCTCAGGCTGACCAGGAGGCGCTGGGCGTCGTTCCACACAATGCGTTTGATCCCGGCGGCGTGGGCCGGTTGCAGGTAGGTGCCGCTGCTGCTGATCACCGAAATCTTGCCCTCGTCGTCACCGGCAAAGATGATGCCTTCGCGGGACAAGGCCACGGTGTCGGTCTCGACACCGCCGAGGTCGATGATGTCCAGTTGCGCGCCGGAGGCGGCGTCCCAGCGGCGGATCGAACCGTCATCGCTGCTCGACACCAGGGTCTGGCCGTCTGCGGACCAGCACACCGAGATCACATCGGCCTCATGCCCTGTCAGGATCTTCTGGGTTTGCCCACTGAGATTGAACAGGCGGATGGTGTGGTCGCGGGAGCAGGTGGCGATGGTCTGGCCATCCGGCGAGAAGGCTGCCATTTCGATGTCGTCATCGTGGCCGACCAGCACGCTCTTCAGGCGCAGCGAAGGAATTTCCCAGACGCGGGCGGTGTAGTCGCTGCTGGCACTGACCAGCAACGTGCCGCTGGCATTGAACGCGCATTGGTTGGCCAGGTGGTCGTGGAGTACGCGCTGGATCGGGGTTTTGGTTTTTGCGTCCCAGAGGATGACCTGGTTGTCATAGCCAGCGGTGGCGACGTAGGTATCGTTGAACGTTGCAATACCGCTGATAGGGCCAAAATGTCTCATGCGTCATTATCCTTAATGTTGAGGTTGGCTTATTGCGGGCGACCTGAATGATTCGGCCGCGCAAGCGAGTTATTTCACCAGCTTGATCACGTGATTTTTTTTATCGACTTTGGCTTGCAGGTAATGGGTGTTATGGCGCGTGACAAATACGCCGGTGGGAATGACTTTATCGACGATAATACCGTTATCAACCAAGGCCTGAACTTTTTCCGGATTATTAGTTATCAATTGGCAACGCTTGATATCCAACGCTTTTAACATGCCGGCGGCCATGGAAAAGTCGCGATCATCTTCGGGGAAGTTAAGGTGTGCATTCGCCTCGAAGGTATCCATGCCAGAATCTTGCAGGCGGTAAGCATCCAACTTTGCATATAAGCCAATACCGCGACCTTCTTGGCGCAGGTAAATCAAATAGCCACCAACTTCTCGCATACGGTCGATGGACTCATTTAATTGAGGGCCACAATCACAGCGCTGTGAACTGAATACGTCACCCGTCAGGCATTCGGAATGAATCCGCACTAACGGACTGACCGGATTAGCCGGCCCCAGTTTAATGACAATATGTTCGAGGGCGGTTTCCAATCCACTGAACGTATAAAAAGTACCGGGATGCGACGTGTCATCCAAGGGAATATCAACGTGATTGCGTACGCTTAGGCGGGTCATTTGCGGTTCCTTCCATGCTGAATGATTAACGCGTTTTTGTTTGAATTTATTCGTTGTAAAACAGCGAGGGGTCTACAGGGTCTTGGCGAGGCGAAAACCCATTACATAAATCTGTCGCGGGTATTTGCCGTGGCGTCGGCAATTGCGAGTCAGGTCGCGAAAGCGGGTGAAACTGCCGCCGCGGGCGATCCGATGGTTACCGACCACGGTGACTAGGTCGTCGGTGATAGCCGTGCCGCCTGGGTAGGGGGCATAGTCATCGCTGACGTACTCTTCGACGTTGCCGGCCATGTCCAGGCAGCCAAAGGGCGAGGCGCCTTCGATCAACAAGCCGACCGGGGTGGTGTCGAACAGACCCATTTCGGCGGTGTTGGCATGCTGCGGCAGAAAGGTCGGGCCCCAGGGGTATTCGAGGTTTTCCGGGCCGGCCGCGGCGTATTCCCATTCGGCTTCGGTGGGCAGGCGGAAGGCCTGGCCACTGGCTGCGCTGAGCCAGGCGGCGTAGGCGTCGGCGTCTTCGGCGGTGATGCCGTACACCGGGTGATTGGCGCGCGCGTTGGGATATTGGCCGAACGCCCAGCTTTCGGGAATCCGCGCCTGGCCCGAGGCTTCGAGGAAGGCGCGGTATTCGAGGTTGCTCACCGGGTATTTGCCAATGGCGTAGGGTTGCAGGTGTACCGGATGTCGCGGTACTTCCTTGGCGATCCAGTCTCGGTCCAGGCCGAGACCCTGCAGGTCGTGCATGACTTGATCCACCGCCGATTCTGGCAGGCCGATTTCGACCTGGCCGCCACTGATGTGAATCATTGCCGGATTGAGCACGTCGAGCCGTGGGTCCATGGTCAGGGCCAGCAGTTGGGCGGCGGCATAGCGCCAGGCCAGTGGCGAGACCGGGTTTTCCACGCGTTCAGCCAACTGTTCGATGGACTCTTCCGAGACCTGGCGCCAGGCGGCCAGGGGCAGCTTCAGGTTAAGCGCGTCCTGGAAGTGCTCAGGCAGGCCCATCAAAAATCGGTCGGTCATCTCGGCGGTCAGGGGGCCGTCGAACACCGGCCAATGGTTGAAACCCTTGGAAGTCATAACGCTTGGTTTCCTGCTGCTGTAAAGAAAAGGCACGCGCACCCAGGTGCCGCGTGCCCGGCTTTCATAGGGTGCAGATCAGCCCGGTTTGCAGGCAGTTGCGCTCGAAATCATCCCAATAGCCTTTAGGATGTTTGGCCCGCTCGGCTTCGGAGATGAGGGGTTTTTGCCATTGCAGACGCGAGAAGCCGGCCTTCATGATCGCCAGTTCATAACGCTCACGGCTCCAGCGATGAAAGGTAAAGGCGCTGGGTGGCTGGGTGACGAATTCAGCGTGGTGGCGAAAGCCGCCTTCGTGGGCTTCTTCGGTCAGCACATGCACGCCGTACTTGGTGAAGTTGCCGCGTTGCAGTTGGAACGTCGGCTCCACGGTGTAGGCCACGACGCGGCCGCCAGGGGCGAGATTCTTGGCCACCACTTGGAACATCTTGTCCAGTTTTGCCGGCGAGTCGGCGTAGTTGAACAGCCAGGCGGCGGTCACCAGGTCGAATTTGCCGAGGATGCCCAGGTCGCAGATATCGCTGACGTGGAACTCGATCGCTTCCTGGTTACGCGCCGATTCCTTGCGAGCCAGGTCAATCATCGAGGCGGAAATATCCACCCCGACCACTTTGCTTGCGCCCTGGCGATACAACTCACGACCAAAGAAGCCGAAGCCGCAGGCCAGGTCCAGTACGGATTTGCCTTTGACATCACCGACCATATGGAAAAACGTCGCGGTTTCTACTGAGCGCTGGGAAGCCGTGTCCGTGAACGCCTCGAAGCGTTCGCCAATGGCGTCATACGTAGCAGTTGCAGATTGGTTAGTCATTGCCTCACCTTTTTAAAAATAATAGCTGTCGTCAATCCCTGACTCGGGAACATGAAGAAGTCTTCTGTTTCGGTGACCCCGTCGTTTGCTTTCAAGTGCGCGTAGTAATAAGAAAACCTCCAATGACGACGATTACGCCGACCAGTTTATTAATATTAAGAGACTGCTTGGGAAAGCCGATCAGGCCAAAATAGTCAATCGCGATTGAAACGATAAGCTGGCCGACCAATACCGCCATGATGAAGTTCAGCGCGCCGAGCCGGGGGGCCATCAATAAGGCGACGGTGATGTAAAACACACCCGCGACACCGCCCATCCAAATCCACCACGGACCTTCTTGTACCGCCGACAAGTTCGGACGGGGTGCTTTTACAACAATGATGACAACGATGAGAACGACCAGGCTGACCAACAAGGAAACTGCGGTTGCCCACAAAGGGTGGCCCAGGAGACTGCCTAATTTTGCGTTAGTCCCGGCTTGCAAGGGCACTGCGAAGCCGGCGAATAAGCTGAGCAGGACAAACATCAGTAAGGTCATGGAGTGTACTTTCCTTTTTTTTGAAGTTTTACGGTGATCGGTTTGTCGGCGCCAATTCTTTGTTTTGATGAGTTGTATTCGTCGCACTGATCAGCCGGAAATTTCTGCGGATGACCTCCACATTCGAATCGGGCACAGCGTTCAGCTGTCGCACTGAACATTGCAGCCCATTTGAAAAAAATGGAAATCCTTGATTCCCGTCTATCCTGAATCCAGCACTGCGACACCAAACCACACCGCTCCTTTTTACTTATCCCCCCCGATCAGGCTAAATACCCACCTGATCGCTTAACCCTACGGATTGTCCGCCATGGCCCGTCAACGCTTTGCATTTGCCTGGATCGCCTGCTTTGCAGTGCTGTTCAATGCGTTTGCCATGCCGATGGCCGGGGCGATGCAGCGTTCGAACAATGCCCTCGACCAACTGCTCTGGGGCAGTTTCTGCTCCTCCAATGGCACGAAACTGACAGCCATTGCCCTGGGCAAGCTGGAGATTCCGGCGCCGCAGCAGGACGATCACTCCACCATGCAGCATTGCTGGTGTTGCTCGGGCTCGGCGCCTCTGGTCGCGCTGCCCGGGCACACACCAAGCCTGTTCTTTGCTCGTTTCGACGCGGTGCAAGACTTGCCACCGCCGTCATTGCAATCCCCCACCCCGCGCCAGCAATGGCCGAGCCTTAACCCCCGCGCGTCTCCAACGGTCTGATTTCTTCGCAAGTGAACTGCGTTTAGAACCGTTCTGGAGAACTGCCATGCTCAAATCTTCCCTGCTTCTGGCTGCGTTGTTGCTGCCGGTGTGTGCTGCTGCCAATGCCGAAGACTTCAAGGTCGGCGAACTGGTGGTCAGCGAACCCTGGTCCCAGGAACTGCCGCCCAACGCGCCAACCGTCGCGGCGTATTTCGTGATTCATAACCAGGGCGAAAACGCTGACCGGCTGCTCAGCGTCGACACGCCCGTGGCCGCCAAGGCCGAGCTGCATGAGCATGTGATGCAGGGCGATCTGATGAAGATGCAGCAGGTGACCAGCGTCGCGGTGCCGGCCAAAGGCGACCTGACGTTCGCCCCCATGGCCTACCACGTGATGCTGCTGGACCTGAAGGACCGTAGCGCATTGCGTGACGGCCAGCATTTCCCGCTGACCCTGAATTTTGAAAAGGCCGGGCCGGTGAAGGTGGAAGTGTCGGTGCAGAAGCAACCGCCCATGGCCGGCCACGAGCACATGCACGCCCAATAGATAACGCTTGATGGGCGCCCCACGCGCCAGGTTGTCCCCGCACCGCCGTAAGCCTGTGAGCCTTATGCGCGGAAGCTGGATCAGCCTGTTCGCCATGCTGATGATCTTTATCGGTCCGCTGATTTCCCAAGCGATGCCGATGGATCATCACGCCGGTATGTCCATGGAAATGTCCATGGACGCGCCGAGCTGCCATGGCGACGCATCGCCTGCGACCGACCACAACAAGGCCCCCGACGAACACCACGTGCTCTGGGAAAAGTGCGGCTATTGCAGCCTGCTTTTCAGTTGCCCGGCGCTGCCGGGCAGTGTGTCGTTTGTCACCCTTGGCAGCCCGCCACCCGCCAATGCCCTCACCCCCGCCCCACGCCTGGGGCATGCCCGGCAAACCGTGTTCCCCGGTGCCCGCAGCCGCGCCCCGCCCATCATCGCGTAAGCACTTCACACCGTTACTTCACCCCGGCCGACTTTAGACAGACAGCCGCAGGCTGCTGGCCGTGTTGTTTACGAATGACTGATGGAATTTTTCATGTCCAGGTTTTCTGCTGACACCCGTTTGGGATGTACTCCCGTGTTCGCCGTTCTGTGTGGCGCGCTGCTGGTTCCACAGGTCCACGCCGACGAGCATGCCGACCAGAACGAACTGAGCCCGACGGTGATCACCGCCATTGCCCCAAGCTCACCACTGACCGTCGTCACCAACCCAAAAGACCCGCGCCAACCGGTACCCGCCAGCGACGGCGGCGACTACCTCAAGACCATCCCCGGCTTCGCCCTGGTGCGCAACGGCGGCACCAACGGTGACCCGGTGCTGCGGGGCATGTTCGGCTCACGCCTGAACATCCTCACCAACGGCAGCATGATGCTCGGCGCCTGCCCCGGCCGGATGGACGCCCCCACCTCCTATATCTCGCCGGAAACCTACGACAAGCTGACGGTCATCAAAGGCCCGCAAACCGTGCTCTGGGGGCCGGGTGCTTCGGCGGGCACGATCCTGTTCGAACGCGAGCCCGAGCAATTCGGCGAGTTGGGCACGCGGGTCAACGCCAGCATCCTGGCGGGCTCCAACGGGCGTTTCGACAAAGTCGTCGACGCAGCAGCCGGCGGGCCGCTGGGTTATGTGCGGGTGATAGGCAACCAGGCCCACGCCGATGACTACAAGGACGGCAACAACGACACCGTCGCCTCGCGCTACGACAAGTGGAACGGCGACGTGGCCGTGGGCTGGACCCCGGACGCCGACACCCTGCTGGAACTCACCGCTGGCCGTGGCGACGGCGAAGCCCGTTACGCCGGACGTGGAATGGATGGCTCGCAGTTTTTGCGCGAAAGCCTCGGGTTGCGATTCGAGAAGTCGAATATCGGCGAAGTGCTGGATAAGGTCGAAGCGCAGGTCTACTACAACTACGCCGATCATGTGATGGACAACTACACCCTGCGCGTCCCTTCGGGCACCGGGATGATGGCCGGCCCCATGGCGTCCAACGTCGACCGCCGCACCCTCGGCGCACGCATCAAGGCCACCTGGCGTTGGGCCGATGTGCAGTTGATCAGCGGCCTTGATGCGCAAACCAACGAGCACCGCCAACGCAGCGCCATGGGCGTCGACACCTACAAAGACCTGCCCCGCACCAAGGACGCCAACTTCCACAACTACGGCGTATTCGGCGAACTGACCTGGTACGCCGCCGACCGCGACCGCCTGATCACTGGCGCTCGTGTGGACCGAGCCTCGGCCAAGGATTTCCGGCAAACCATCAGCTCCGGGATGATGAGCAGCCCCAACCCCACCGCCGGCAACACCCGCGCCGATACACTGCCGTCGGGCTTTGTGCGCTACGAGCACGACCTGGCCGACAGCCCGACCACCCTGTACGCCGGCCTAGGACACTCCGAACGTTTCCCGGACTACTGGGAGCT from Pseudomonas yamanorum harbors:
- a CDS encoding formylglycine-generating enzyme family protein: MTSKGFNHWPVFDGPLTAEMTDRFLMGLPEHFQDALNLKLPLAAWRQVSEESIEQLAERVENPVSPLAWRYAAAQLLALTMDPRLDVLNPAMIHISGGQVEIGLPESAVDQVMHDLQGLGLDRDWIAKEVPRHPVHLQPYAIGKYPVSNLEYRAFLEASGQARIPESWAFGQYPNARANHPVYGITAEDADAYAAWLSAASGQAFRLPTEAEWEYAAAGPENLEYPWGPTFLPQHANTAEMGLFDTTPVGLLIEGASPFGCLDMAGNVEEYVSDDYAPYPGGTAITDDLVTVVGNHRIARGGSFTRFRDLTRNCRRHGKYPRQIYVMGFRLAKTL
- a CDS encoding copper chaperone PCu(A)C yields the protein MLKSSLLLAALLLPVCAAANAEDFKVGELVVSEPWSQELPPNAPTVAAYFVIHNQGENADRLLSVDTPVAAKAELHEHVMQGDLMKMQQVTSVAVPAKGDLTFAPMAYHVMLLDLKDRSALRDGQHFPLTLNFEKAGPVKVEVSVQKQPPMAGHEHMHAQ
- a CDS encoding DUF2946 domain-containing protein, translated to MARQRFAFAWIACFAVLFNAFAMPMAGAMQRSNNALDQLLWGSFCSSNGTKLTAIALGKLEIPAPQQDDHSTMQHCWCCSGSAPLVALPGHTPSLFFARFDAVQDLPPPSLQSPTPRQQWPSLNPRASPTV
- the ribD gene encoding bifunctional diaminohydroxyphosphoribosylaminopyrimidine deaminase/5-amino-6-(5-phosphoribosylamino)uracil reductase RibD — its product is MTHFSEIDFQHMQHALSLAERGSHSTWPNPRVGCVIAHGTHIVGEGWHRRAGGPHAEVFALRQAGSLAKGATAYVTLEPCSHVGRTGACHQALIEAGVACVIVAHEDPFKQVDGRGIAELRAAGIEVKVGLLNVAAWELNRGFLSTVKRKRPWVQLKMGMSLDGRTALNNGSSQWITGTRARADVQYWRARSAAILTGSGTVLADNPSLTVREMASAEAIAPVRVILDSQARVPQTARVFDDRAPSLHVMHERHVPQDANGERLLGLPGNQQGLDLHALMAHLSERGLHDLMVEAGPTLAGNLLRAGLVDELLLYVAPRLLGDLARPLVHLPELEHLTHSLDFALYDVTQLGQDLRLRLRPDQSTSTV
- a CDS encoding class I SAM-dependent methyltransferase, with product MTNQSATATYDAIGERFEAFTDTASQRSVETATFFHMVGDVKGKSVLDLACGFGFFGRELYRQGASKVVGVDISASMIDLARKESARNQEAIEFHVSDICDLGILGKFDLVTAAWLFNYADSPAKLDKMFQVVAKNLAPGGRVVAYTVEPTFQLQRGNFTKYGVHVLTEEAHEGGFRHHAEFVTQPPSAFTFHRWSRERYELAIMKAGFSRLQWQKPLISEAERAKHPKGYWDDFERNCLQTGLICTL
- a CDS encoding TonB-dependent copper receptor is translated as MSRFSADTRLGCTPVFAVLCGALLVPQVHADEHADQNELSPTVITAIAPSSPLTVVTNPKDPRQPVPASDGGDYLKTIPGFALVRNGGTNGDPVLRGMFGSRLNILTNGSMMLGACPGRMDAPTSYISPETYDKLTVIKGPQTVLWGPGASAGTILFEREPEQFGELGTRVNASILAGSNGRFDKVVDAAAGGPLGYVRVIGNQAHADDYKDGNNDTVASRYDKWNGDVAVGWTPDADTLLELTAGRGDGEARYAGRGMDGSQFLRESLGLRFEKSNIGEVLDKVEAQVYYNYADHVMDNYTLRVPSGTGMMAGPMASNVDRRTLGARIKATWRWADVQLISGLDAQTNEHRQRSAMGVDTYKDLPRTKDANFHNYGVFGELTWYAADRDRLITGARVDRASAKDFRQTISSGMMSSPNPTAGNTRADTLPSGFVRYEHDLADSPTTLYAGLGHSERFPDYWELFSPNTGAVGSVNAFDGVKPEKTTQLDFGLQYKSADLDAWASGYVGQVRDFILFDYRPGMMGTTSQARNVDARIMGGELGAAYKLTANWKADATFAYAWGKNSSDGKPLPQIPPLDARFGLTYSQDDWSAGALWRVVAAQNRIDQNKGNVVGKDFDKSSGFGVFSLNAAYRINKNFKVSTGVDNLFGKAYAEHLNLAGNAGFGYPANDPQAIKEPGRTLWTKVDMSF
- a CDS encoding WD40 repeat domain-containing protein, whose translation is MRHFGPISGIATFNDTYVATAGYDNQVILWDAKTKTPIQRVLHDHLANQCAFNASGTLLVSASSDYTARVWEIPSLRLKSVLVGHDDDIEMAAFSPDGQTIATCSRDHTIRLFNLSGQTQKILTGHEADVISVCWSADGQTLVSSSDDGSIRRWDAASGAQLDIIDLGGVETDTVALSREGIIFAGDDEGKISVISSSGTYLQPAHAAGIKRIVWNDAQRLLVSLSYDRCVMLWKLTADNRLEKTAQTSLPSIIWPRSCALLGDQRIAFVTFGSTYATWDFTTQQWDVSGIEPAISLNAVTVVGDDIYSIGDAGILQINGQPSTKAGSLCNFLLPFGDSVLTGGQMGTVFDAKTGDVIYQHRSPLNCGTTFEKDGELHAAIGTYTGEALIFNLKDQQPQFLREVRMHENAIKGIAADEQYLFSVCATAAAAFFRIADFELETYLDKAHDRISNGCTQIQGGFASIGRDLKLRLWQAGNSEVYDTPHSHSIKCIAISKDRKMIATGSYGGTVAVFDLAKRSWAKVEKITASGISCLTHDAEGSGFLASAYDGRIYPITAQASARQTRP
- a CDS encoding DMT family transporter, which encodes MTLLMFVLLSLFAGFAVPLQAGTNAKLGSLLGHPLWATAVSLLVSLVVLIVVIIVVKAPRPNLSAVQEGPWWIWMGGVAGVFYITVALLMAPRLGALNFIMAVLVGQLIVSIAIDYFGLIGFPKQSLNINKLVGVIVVIGGFLITTRT
- a CDS encoding DUF2946 domain-containing protein, which codes for MRGSWISLFAMLMIFIGPLISQAMPMDHHAGMSMEMSMDAPSCHGDASPATDHNKAPDEHHVLWEKCGYCSLLFSCPALPGSVSFVTLGSPPPANALTPAPRLGHARQTVFPGARSRAPPIIA
- a CDS encoding GTP cyclohydrolase II encodes the protein MTRLSVRNHVDIPLDDTSHPGTFYTFSGLETALEHIVIKLGPANPVSPLVRIHSECLTGDVFSSQRCDCGPQLNESIDRMREVGGYLIYLRQEGRGIGLYAKLDAYRLQDSGMDTFEANAHLNFPEDDRDFSMAAGMLKALDIKRCQLITNNPEKVQALVDNGIIVDKVIPTGVFVTRHNTHYLQAKVDKKNHVIKLVK
- a CDS encoding LysR family transcriptional regulator, giving the protein MVTVLLRNIDLNLLVVLHALLTEKHVTRTGERLNLSQPAISHSLSKLRVLLDDPILIRKGNEVMLSAMAQNIQDPLREILSQIETLFGKSIDFDAARSQRTFQLAMSDYGAAIILPKLLVRLRREAPNTTLVVTQGSRHGMFEQVAQGKIDLALGVFPSLTPDVSMEVLFEESFSCLLDRRTLSKEGMLDLESYLERPHIQVSMDGGANGEVDSVLRAEGLRRRIAVSVPHWRTAPSLLHNTDLILTVATRTLEDTLLNPDLVQLPPPFSIPRFPFVQIWHQRFCDDPAHAWLRDQVKQVVAHTVLVD